From Camelus bactrianus isolate YW-2024 breed Bactrian camel chromosome 16, ASM4877302v1, whole genome shotgun sequence, the proteins below share one genomic window:
- the ANKRD40CL gene encoding putative ANKRD40 C-terminal-like protein isoform X2, translating to MAGPQQDMREKPVVRIQSHKENDFIEVELNRQELSYQNLLKVSCYELGINPEQVEKIRKLPNTLLRKDKDILRLRDLQEVELILMKNSSELTAYTPSLLEKPCYNSNAAKMMY from the exons ATGGCTGGACCCCAACAGGACATGAGGGAGAAGCCTGTAG TCAGAATTCAGAGCCACAAAGAAAATGACTTCATTGAGGTTGAATTGAACAGACAAGAGCTGAGTTACCAAAATCTACTAAAAGTGAGCTGCTATGAACTGGGGATTAACCCAGAGCAAGTGGAGAAGATAAGAAAGCTGCCAAACACACTGCTCAGAAAG GACAAAGACATTCTGAGACTACGGGACTTACAGGAAGTAGAActcattttaatgaaaaacagcTCTGAATTGACAGCGTACACACCATCGCTGTTGGAGAAGCCCTGCTACAACAGCAATGCTGCAAAAATGATGTATTAA
- the ANKRD40CL gene encoding putative ANKRD40 C-terminal-like protein isoform X1: MAGPQQDMREKPVGESGSPYKQGSDPQLPADQGDNAKPDDTCLVRIQSHKENDFIEVELNRQELSYQNLLKVSCYELGINPEQVEKIRKLPNTLLRKDKDILRLRDLQEVELILMKNSSELTAYTPSLLEKPCYNSNAAKMMY; encoded by the exons ATGGCTGGACCCCAACAGGACATGAGGGAGAAGCCTGTAGGTGAGTCTGGAAGTCCT TATAAACAAGGTTCAGACCCACAGTTGCCAGCTGACCAAGGTGATAATGCCAAGCCCGATGACACCTGCCTAG TCAGAATTCAGAGCCACAAAGAAAATGACTTCATTGAGGTTGAATTGAACAGACAAGAGCTGAGTTACCAAAATCTACTAAAAGTGAGCTGCTATGAACTGGGGATTAACCCAGAGCAAGTGGAGAAGATAAGAAAGCTGCCAAACACACTGCTCAGAAAG GACAAAGACATTCTGAGACTACGGGACTTACAGGAAGTAGAActcattttaatgaaaaacagcTCTGAATTGACAGCGTACACACCATCGCTGTTGGAGAAGCCCTGCTACAACAGCAATGCTGCAAAAATGATGTATTAA